From a region of the Pecten maximus chromosome 18, xPecMax1.1, whole genome shotgun sequence genome:
- the LOC117316331 gene encoding uncharacterized protein LOC117316331, translated as MFLLSKWKPASLEWDARIPLEASFKASAMWWALEANVLKGVSLQRASPTVTLYTDASMTGWGAYLNSQCRSGVWQGAQLQEHINVLKKRAVLLAIQSLQPLLQDQSICLATDNATVAAYLENQGGTKSHKLCALTIRILLLCQDIGLSLSVRHLPGHLNVLADTLSRSRSPVITEWTLSRSIFRAICIVWETPLVDLFATALNFQIQTFVSPVPDPLAWEVDALSLSWEGLLAYAFPPFNLLDRVLHKVRNHDCSVLLIAPLWPRQPWFPALLDLLVDLPLAIPARWNLLSQPKSRQFHPNPGTPTPSRVEAISVCLLQAGFSAEVTDGITRSIRSSSSAI; from the coding sequence ATGTTTCTTCTTTCCAAATGGAAACCTGCATCCCTCGAGTGGGATGCTCGGATTCCATTGGAAGCTTCCTTCAAGGCCTCGGCCATGTGGTGGGCTTTGGAGGCCAATGTTTTGAAGGGCGTCTCTCTTCAGAGAGCGTCCCCTACAGTAACTCTGTATACGGACGCATCTATGACGGGTTGGGGTGCCTACCTCAACAGTCAGTGTCGTTCAGGGGTCTGGCAGGGGGCTCAACTCCAGGAACACATCAATGTGCTGAAGAAGAGAGCAGTTCTGCTAGCCATTCAGTCCCTACAGCCTCTGCTGCAGGATCAGTCCATTTGTCTGGCTACAGACAATGCTACAGTAGCAGCTTATTTGGAGAATCAGGGGGGTACAAAGTCTCACAAGCTATGTGCTCTCACTATCAGGATTCTTCTTCTTTGTCAGGATATAGGTCTGTCCCTCTCAGTGAGGCATCTTCCAGGGCACCTGAATGTTTTAGCAGACACGCTATCCAGATCACGGAGTCCAGTTATCACAGAATGGACCCTGAGCAGGTCTATATTCAGGGCCATCTGCATAGTTTGGGAGACTCCTCTTGTAGATCTGTTTGCCACAGCTCTGAATTTCCAGATTCAGACGTTCGTGTCTCCAGTTCCGGATCCTTTGGCTTGGGAAGTAGATGCTCTATCCCTGAGCTGGGAGGGTCTTCTGGCATATGCCTTCCCTCCATTCAACCTCCTGGACAGGGTACTTCACAAGGTCAGGAATCACGATTGCTCGGTTCTCCTGATAGCACCTCTGTGGCCCAGACAGCCTTGGTTTCCGGCTCTTCTGGATTTGCTGGTAGATCTCCCCTTGGCCATTCCGGCCAGGTGGAATCTCCTCAGCCAGCCCAAATCCAGACAGTTTCACCCCAATCCAGGGACACCTACACCTTCACGCGTGGAGGCTATCTCGGTCTGTCTCTTGCAGGCAGGCTTTTCTGCAGAAGTTACCGATGGCATCACAAGATCTATTCGATCTTCCTCATCTGCCATCTAA